CTTGATCTTGTTTGTCAAAAATTTCTTGACACATCATTGATACAACTTGAGCTTTAACTCCTTCTTTTTCAAGAGCTTCACTTGCATCTAATGCAAGTTTAACTTCAGAACCTGTTGCTATTATAACTAAATCAGGAGAATCTTGTTTTTTAAGAATATATCCACCTTTTAGAGCTTCTTCGTTAGTTTCTTTTAAATTTACTAATTTTTGTCTAGATAATACCAAGGCTGTTGGTGTTTCTTTATTTTCTAATGCTATCTTATATGCCATTGATGTTTCAAATCCATCAGCAGGTCTGATAGTATTAAGATTTGGAATAGTTCTAAGCATTGCTAATTGTTCTATTGGTTCGTGAGTAGGTCCGTCTTCTCCAACACCAATTGAATCATGAGTCAATATATATATTACTTGTCTCTTCATTAAAGCTGACAATCTCATCGCTGGTTTTAAATAATCTGAGAAAATCATAAACGTAGCGCAATAAGGAATCAATCCACCATATAAACTGATACCATTCGTGATAGCCGCCATTGCATGTTCTCTAACTCCGAATTGTATGTTTCTTCCAGATCTATTAGTTTGTGTAAACACATCTAAACCATCCATAAAAGTTTTATTAGAAGGAGCTAAATCAGCTGATCCTCCAACAATATTTAATTGCTTATCTTTTAATCTATTTAATAAAACATGTGAATATGATCTTGTGGCATCGTCTTTTTCAAAGCTAGTAAACTCTTTAGATGTTAAATAATCTTCATCAGTTTCTTTAGATAAGAATTTCATTAACTTATCATAAAGATCTTTGTGAGTTTGTTTGTAGTCTTCAAACATATTTTCCCATTCAGAATAATATTTTTCCTTTTCTGAAGCTGATTGTTCAAAAAGTTCCTTTACTTCTTGTGGAATATAGAATTCTTCTGTAAAGTCTAATCCTAATTTTTCTTTTAAACTTGGAATATTTTCTGCGCCAATTGGAGCACCATGAGCTTTTGCAGTTCCTTCAACAACACTTCCATAACCAATTTTTGTTTTTATTTCAATAAATGATGGTTTATCAGTTGTTTTCGCAATTTCAATAGTTTCTCTTATTTTGTCTATATCATTTCCATCTTCTACAAAATAAGTATCCCAGCCCAATGCTTCATATCTAGCTCTGACATTTTCTGAGAAAATATTTTTTGTATCGCCTTCAATTGTTATATTGTTAGAATCATATAAACAAATCAGTTTTGATAGTTTTAATGATCCAGCTATTGAACTAGCTTCATTAGTTATTCCTTCTTGAAGACAACCATCACCAACAATTGTGTAAGTATAGTTGTCAAAAATTTTGTGGTTTTCAGTATTAAATTGACTGGCCATATATTCTTGAGCAATTGCCATACCAACAGCCATACTTAATCCTTGTCCTAAAGGACCAGTCGTCGCATCAATTCCTTTTGTATGCAAATATTCTGGATGTCCTGGTGTTAAGCTGCTATATTGTCTAAATTCTTTTAAATCATCTACAGTTATTCCAAATCCAAATAAATGTAAAAGTGAATATAACATTGCAGAACCATGACCAGCTGATAAAATAAATCTGTCCCTATTTATCCAATCGCTGTGTTTTGGTGAAAAATGCATTATGTCGTTAAATAATGTATATGTCATAGGGCTTGCACCTAAAGGAAGTCCAGGATGACCTGAATTCGCTTTTTGAATCATTTCTACAGATAATAATCTAATAGTATTAATAGCTAATTGTTTTTTGTCCATATCATTCTCCTCTTTAAAATTCCAATGTTATTATATCACATTATTCAATCTACTTTAATGAGTATTTGCTTCCAATATCCACAACAATTCCCAACAATTCCATTTTGGTCAAACTCATTAAAACATCAGATATATCTTCATTTAATTTTATAGAAATTTCATCTGGTGAATTTGCGCAAATTTTCAATAAATTAAATATTTTACGTTCCAATTCATTCAAATCAAAACTCAATTGTGGTTTTTCTATATATTTATTTTGAAATTCAGGGATTTGAGTTATAATATCCAAAACGTCAGTTAATATGTAAGCCCCATCTTTTATTAATTGATTAGTTCCGGTTGAATAAACTGAGTTAATATTTCCAGGAACAGCAAATATTTCTCTACCTTGAGACAAGGCATAAGATGATGTGATTAATGTACCGCTTTTCTCTTTTGCTTCAATAACGACAGTTGCAAGTGATAAACCAGAAATTATTCTATTTCTAAACGGAAAATTATATGGCAATGGTGCTATTCCAAAAGGATATTCACTCATAATTACTCCGTTATGTGATGAAATCATATCTTGAAACACTCTATAATTGCTCCTTGGATAAACTTGATCTATTCCACACCCTAAAACTCCAATTGTTTTATTATTATTTTCAAGAGAAGTTTGATGAGAAATTTTGTCTATACCAAGAGCCAATCCACTAACTACGGGTATTTTATATTGTGAGATTTCAGATACAAATTTTTTACATGCATAAGATCCATATTGACTGCATTTTCTAGCTCCGACAAATGAAACACAATTATCGAAATCTTCATTCAAATTACCTTTATAGTACAAAGTATATGGTGCATCATCTATTTCAAGTAATTTTTTCGGATATTTTGAATCACCGTATGTAGTAAATTTTATACTGTTTTTCCATAATTTTTCTTTGTACAAATTTATATCGAATTTTTTCATATTTTTTAGAATAAATTCGTAAATTTTAGAATCTACTTCTAAAAGTTTTTTTGCATTATCGTAGATAATATCATCTAATGTGTCATAATTTTCAATAATTGGACCTATCCAATTATAATTCGTGTTTAAACTACTCAAAAATAATAATAAATCTGAATCCATAATTTACCCCTTTTCTTTACATATAGAATACCATTAATTTTTATTTTTTTACAATAAAAAAAGTCGACTATTATAAAATAATCGACTAATTAATTAATATATTACTACTGGCATACCATTTTCTGCTGAATTAAAAATTGTACGAACATGATTTATTGGAGTATTGATACAACCATGGCTACCAGCTCCATTAAAGATTTGTCCACCGTAGGCGGCTCTTCCTTTTGTATCATGAATTCCTACACCAGTATAGTCAATTTGCATCCAATAATCTACATGAACTTTATATTTTGATCCATCTGGATTGTATCCTCTTAAAAATCTATCAGTTTCTTTTGACCAAATTTCAAATAATCCTGTTGGTGTTTCGTGGTCAATTGATGGATCTCCTGTAACAACAGGTGTGTCTAAGACTAGTTTACCATCTTTAAAATACCACAAATGTTGTGCTCCCAAGCTTATTTCAATATAGCTTTTTCCAAGAACTCCATTATTTCGGCTTCTTCTGCTATATACTAAATCACTGTCTATGGTTTTACCGTTTTTTAAAGCATCTGTAATCATAGCTACTGTTTGTTTTTTGTTAATTTCATTTCCAAAAACTTTTGCTTTAACTTTTATAGATTTACCATTATGAGTTGTAAAATCAAAATCTTTTCCAATAACTTCAAATTTTTCTTTCAAGTCATCTACAAAAATTCGAATTTTTTTATCTTCAAACTTATAATTTTCATCTAAGAACATAGAATTATCTTCTAGTTTTTGTGATTCTCCGTTTGGCAATTTTAAGGTAATAGAAGCTTTTGCAATATTTTCAAGTTCTTTTTTGTTTGGCTCCAATGATTTTTTTGTAACTTGAGGATTAATATATTCTGAAGATAATTTGATTTCATCCTTGTGTTCATTAAATCCTTTTATTACGGATTTACAAACTTTATCTAAATCAAGTTTATTACCTAATTCTTCAGGTTTGATTAATGCTTTTTTGTTTTCAAAAATCAATTGGGCGTTTTTTGGTTCTTTGATATTTTTGAATAGCTCACTATTTTTAATCGTTTCTTTTAATTTTTCAGAATCTACACTTTTCTTAACTTTTACATCTGTTTCTATTCCTTTTATAAGTTCTACTGGCCACAAAAAACCATGTTGTACATAGGTTTGATTTTCCAAAGCAACTTGTTTTAAACCCGCTTGTGAATTATTCAATGTAACAGTTTTATTATCTCTTCCAATAATTGATGTAGTTTGTTCATCAAAAATATTTTTAACATCAGAAATTTTTCTTACACCTAAATTTTCACCATTGATTTTGGCGTTAGGATAAGTCATGAAGCTAAAAAATATTGAAACTAATATATAAATACCTAGAAGAATTGATACGACCCAAATCCATGAGTGTGATTTTTGTGATTCTTTCAGTTTATAAATGCTATTATTTTTTGAAGACTCTTTATTCATTTGACTAGTTTTATTGTCTTTATCTTTTTGTAAATCATCTTTCAATTTATCACCTTCTATTAATTATTTCTGTACCTAGAATGATATCATAAATACACATCAGTAGTAAACATTTATATTAAATTATACTTTTTCTATAATCTATACTTAATTAAATTTGTGATAATTTTAAATAAAATAACAAAGATTTGCTTTAAAATTGTAAAAAATGATGTATAATTAAAATGATAATACAAATAAAGGGGTGAATTATGGAAAATATTAATCTGGTAGTTTTATCAGATTCTACCGGGGACACAGGTGATCAAATAGCAAGAGCCGCTTTAGCTCAATTTGATATTACTTGTGAAAATGCTAAATTTCACTTATTTGGACATATCCGATCTATTGAACATCTTAATTCTACATTAAATAAATGTTTAGAAATGGATAATATTATCATATATTATAGTCTAGTTGAAGAAAGTTTAATTGATAGTTTAAAAAAATTCTGCGATATGAATAATCTCATATCGGTAGATATTTTAACTCCATCAATTGTAGCCATCCAAAGGTTAACAAAACGATCTCCAGCAACGAATCCAGGTGCTTTACGTAAGCTTGACGAACATTATTTTAAAAGAATTGATGCAATAGAATTTGCCGTAAGATACGATGATGGAAAAGATCCAAGAGGAGTTTCCAGAGCTGATTTAACGATTATTGGTGTTTCTAGAACTTCGAAAACACCATTATCCATGTATCTTGCAAATAAGCATTACAAAGTTTGTAATATTCCACTTGTACCAGAGTCACCAGTCCCAAAGGAACTTTTTGAAATCGAACCAAAAAGAGTCATTGGTCTTACTAACTCTCCTGATAAACTAAACAAAATCAGAAAAGAAAGACTAAAATCTATGGGATTGCCAACTGAAAGTACATACTCTGATTTGGGTAGAATACTTGACGAATTAGATTATGCTGAGAAGGTAATGAAGAAAATCGGATGTCCTATCATAAACGTTTCTGACAGAGCAATTGAAGAAACGGCAGAAGTTATTATCAGACATCTAAAAAAAATGAATGATTAAAAAGGAGTTTTTTAAATGACAGAAAAATATGTTTACGGTTTTAAAGAAGGTAATAAAGACATGAAAAGCCTTCTTGGTGGAAAAGGTGCCAACTTAGCCGAAATGACTAACATGGATATACCTGTTCCAACAGGATTTACCATTACTACTGAAGCTTGTAACAAATTTTATCAAGAAGATGAAAAATTATGGGATGGATTATTTGAAGAAATCAAATCTCATATTGAAGAAACAGAAAAAGAATTAAACAAGAAATTTTCCGATGAAGAAAATCCTCTACTATTTTCTGTTCGTTCTGGCGCTGTAATATCTATGCCAGGTATGATGGACACAATCTTAAACCTAGGTTTGAATGACAAATCTGTTATTGGCTTAGCTAAATCAACTAATAACGAAAGATTTGCTTATGATTCATATAGAAGATTTATTCAAATGTTTTCAGATGTTGCAAGAGAAATTCCTAAAGTATTATTTGAAAACGAATTAGATAAAATAAAAGAAGAAAAAAACGTTACAGATGATACAGATCTTGATAGCGAAGATTTAAAGAAAATTGTTGAAAAATTCAAAGAAATCTACAAAGAAGAAATGGGCGAAGATTTTCCACAAGACCCTATCGATCAATTACGATATGCTATAGAAGCTGTTTTTAGATCTTGGAATAATCCTAGAGCAAAAATTTACAGACAATTAAACGGCATAGATGATAATTTAGGTACTGCAGTAAACATTCAATCAATGGTATTCGGTAACATGGGAAATACATCTGGAACAGGTGTTGCATTCTCAAGAAACCCTGCAACTGGTGAAAATAAATTATTTGGTGAATTCTTAATGAATGCACAAGGTGAAGATGTTGTTGCTGGTATAAGAACTCCTCAACCAATCAGTCAATTACAAGATGTTATGCCTGAAGTATATGAACAATTCCATTCTATAACTAAAAGATTGGAAGAACACTACAGAGATATGCAAGACTTGGAATTCACAATAGAGAATTCTAAATTATATTTACTTCAAACTAGAAACGGAAAAAGAACTGCTATCAGTGCGTTAAACGTTGCAGTAGATCAAGTAAATGAAGGTTTGATTTCAAAGGAAGAAGCTATTTTAAGAATTGAACCAAATAGTTTAAATCAACTCCTACACCCTACTTTTGATCAAAAAGAATTAGAAAATGCGGAAGTTATTACAAAAGGTTTAGCTGCTTCACCTGGAGCCGCTAGTGGTCACGTTTATTTTAGTGCTGAAGATTGTAAAGCAGCTGCATCTAAGGGCATTAAATCAATATTAGTTCGTCAAGAAACATCTCCTGAAGATATCGAAGGTATGATTAAAGCTGAAGGTATCTTAACTGCAAGAGGCGGTATGACATCACACGCTGCTGTAGTTGCACGTGGAATGGGTGCATGTTGTGTAGCAGGTGCTAGTGAAATAAGAGTAGATGAAGAAAACAAAGTAATAAGAGGTAAAAATATCGAAATCAAAGAAGGAGATTTGATTTCTTTAGATGGTAGTACTGGATATGTTTATAAAGGAGAAATTTCTAAAGTAAGTCCAGAACTAACTGGTAACTTTGCCCAATTTATGCAATGGGTTGATGAAATTAAAAGATTAGGTGTAAAAACTAATGCAGATACTCCTAAAGATGCACATCAAGCAAAAGAATTTGGTGCTGAAGGAATTGGATTAACAAGAACTGAGCACATGTTCTTCAACGAAGAAAGAATTCCAATCGTTAGACAAATGATTCTTTCAAACACTACAGAAAGAAGACAAAAAGCTCTTGATAAATTAAGACCTTTCCAAGAAGAAGACTTTTATAATATATACAAAGAAATGGGAGATTTATCAGTTACTATTAGACTTTTAGATCCACCTCTTCATGAATTCTTACCAAAAGAAAAACACGACATTGAAGAATTAGCAAAAGAAATGGATTTAACATACGATGAAGTAAATGATATTATTTTGGAACTTCACGAAGTAAACCCAATGCTTGGACACAGAGGTTGTAGACTAGCTGTAACTTATCCAGAAATTTATAGAATGCAAGCAAGAGCAATTATTAGTGCTGCTCTAAAAGTCAAAGAAGAAACTTCACATGAAATAGTTCCTCAAATTATGATTCCACTTGTTGGAGAAAAGAGAGAATTAAAATACGTTAAGGATCAAATAATTGAAGAAATCAATCAAGTATTTGAAGAAACAAATCAAAAATTAGATTATCAAATTGGTACTATGATTGAAATACCAAGAGCATGTTTAATGGCTGATGAAATTGCTGAAGAAGCTGACTTCTTTAGTTTTGGTACAAATGACTTAACTCAAATGTCATTTGGTTTCTCAAGAGATGATGCCGGTAAATTCTTATCAGAATATAAAGAAAAGAAAATCTATTCAAGAAGTCCATTTGAAAGATTAGACCAAGAAGGTGTTGGTCAATTAATAAAGATTGCTATTGAAAGAGGTAAATCTTCAAATCCTGATTTGCACGTAGGTATTTGCGGTGAACACGGTGGAGATCCTGAAAGTGTGGAATTCTGTCACAGAATTGGATTAGATTATGTATCTTGTTCCCCATACAGAGTTCCAATCGCAAGATTAGCAGCAGCTCAAGCAGCAGCAAGAGAAAAATTAAAATAATTAGTTTTATTAGATAGAGTAACTATGTTTACTCTATCTTTTTTTGGTTTCTATTAAATTATTATAGGCACAATTTATGGTATAATGTATGAAGTTAAGGAAGTGATAAAATGGCTTACGAAATGGTTACACTTAGTAGTGAAGAGCATGATAATTTTGTTAAAAACCATAAATATGGAGAATTAAATCAAATATATAAATGGCAGTTCGTAAAAAAAGGATGGATCGGAAAAAATATTGGAATTAAAAAAGACGGCAAACTTGTTGGCGCTTGTTTAATCTTATTAAGAAAACTCCGGGTTCTTCCCTATTATTTTGCTTATGCTCCAAAAGGACCTGTAATTGATTATGAAAATAAAGAAGACTTAAAAGCAACTATCCAAATTTTAAAGGATTTTTGTAAAAAGAATAAAGTTTTTTCATTGAAATTTGACCCTCAAATCTCTGTAGAAACTGATGGATTGATTGATTATTTAAAAGAACTCGGATGCTACCATCATGGTTTAAAAAAAGGATTAGAATACAATCAGCCTAGATATTATATGATAACTGATATAGATAAGTCAGAAAAAGAAGTCATGAATTCTTTTCAATCTAGAACTAAAAGTGTTGTAAAAAAATCGTTGAAAAACGGACTTGAGTGTAAAAGATGTGACAAGAATGAATTATCTAAGTTTTCAAAATTAATGGAAATTACAGCTAAAAGAGATGAGTTTAATCATAGAAGTCACGAATATTTTGAGAATTTATATGATGTTTTAGCTCCAGATGACGATTGTGAATTATATCTAACTAAACTTATACCTTCAAGTGTAAAGAAATCCAATGAAAATGAGTTAGATCAAATAGATAAACAAAAACTCAAAACTAAAAATAAATTGGAAAAGGATATAACAGATGAGAAAAAGAATAATTTTTTAAAGGAACTAGATGTATTAGATAATAGAAGAGCAAGATGTAAAGATTTGATTGACCAAATGGATGAATATATTGAAAATGGTGTTGATGAAATTGTATTATCAGGAGCTTTGTTAACATTTTGTGGCAAGAAATCATATTACCTTTACGGAGCATCTTCAAATGATTTTAGAGATTTAAGTCCAAATTATTTAATGCAATGGACTATGATAAAAAGAGCTATAGAAAAGGGATGCACTTCGTATGATTTCGGAGGAGTATCAGGTTATACTCCGGAAGATAATGTTGAAGACCATGAAGCCGGACTATATGAATTTAAGAAAAGATTTGGTACTGAAATGTTAGCTACAATTGGAGAGTTTGACATAGTATTTAATAAATTTATCAATAAATTATTTGAGTTCGCTTTAAAACACAGATAATATAAAAACAAGGATTGATTATGATATCAATCCTTGTTTTTTAATCCAATAAATATTTTAATTTATTTTTGTACACTTTTCTGTAAAATACAATAAACAAGCTAATTCCCTTACATATAACAAGTGAGGATATAATTACCCATATCCACTCTATTCTCAAGTTATTATACATAACTAAAAGAGATAATGGAATTCTTATGAAATTAAATATAATTCCATTTATTGAAGGATACTTTGTTAATGAAATTCCATTAAAAAATCCTGTAGTAGCTATTTCTACACACATGAATATTTCTGAGATTGATAATATTCTTAAATACACTACCCCTATATTTAACGTATTAGGATCATCTGGAATAAATAGCTTAAATAATTGAGGTGAAAAAGTAAATAAAAATATAGTAGTAAATATTCCTATACCAATACATATTTTCATTCCTTTTTTATAACCTTCCATTACTCTAGAATAGTTTTTTGCTCCATTATTCTGAGCAATGAAAGTAGATAATGCAACACTGAATCCACCAACTGTTAACCAAGTTATAGATTCTATTTGATTGCCTATTTTTTGTGCCGCTATAGCTTCTTTTCCCCAATGAGCTATAATAGCAGCCATTATTATAGAAAACGTCGCAAAAAGGCATTCTTGAAGAGCTATAGGAAATCCTAAATCAAAAAGTCTTTTTGCATAAATTAAATGCATTTTTTCCTTCAAATATTTAAAATATTCAAATCTAACTATCATAAACATAATACATGCGGACATTTGAGCGATAAAAGTTGCAAGAGCAGCGCCTTTTATTCCCATTGGTTTTATAAATCCAAATCCAAATATCAAAACAGGGTCTAATACTATATTAATTCCCAATGCAATTGTGTTTATTATAAAAGGAATTTTGCTTTCGCCTTGTCCATTTAATATTCCAGTTAGAACTGGATTTATAAAGTTAAAAAATATTGAAGCTACAAAGAATCCGTAATATTCAAAAGCTAGCTTTGTAACAGATTCATCCAGATTAAAGAAATGTATTATTTGTACTTTAAATAAAACCATTAAGGAAATAAATACAAATCCAACTATTAAGGCAAATTTTATAGCATTAGATATGTATTTTTGTACAGAATCCATATCTTTTTTACCAATGCTATCTGCTACAGATATTTGTACCCCTACACTAAGCATCATACATATTGCATAACTTAACCATCCAAAAAAACCTACAGTTCCAGCTGCAGCCACTGATTCAATAGAGAGTCTTCCCAACCAAAATAAGTCCATCAAATTATAACTCATCTGTATAAAAGACGTTGCCATAATTGGTAATGATAGGCTTATTAATTCCTTATAAATATTACCTTCAGTAAGATTTCTAGTTTTCAATTAACACCATCCTCTATATATTATCTCTTAACTCTATTAA
This Finegoldia magna ATCC 53516 DNA region includes the following protein-coding sequences:
- the ppdK gene encoding pyruvate, phosphate dikinase, with protein sequence MTEKYVYGFKEGNKDMKSLLGGKGANLAEMTNMDIPVPTGFTITTEACNKFYQEDEKLWDGLFEEIKSHIEETEKELNKKFSDEENPLLFSVRSGAVISMPGMMDTILNLGLNDKSVIGLAKSTNNERFAYDSYRRFIQMFSDVAREIPKVLFENELDKIKEEKNVTDDTDLDSEDLKKIVEKFKEIYKEEMGEDFPQDPIDQLRYAIEAVFRSWNNPRAKIYRQLNGIDDNLGTAVNIQSMVFGNMGNTSGTGVAFSRNPATGENKLFGEFLMNAQGEDVVAGIRTPQPISQLQDVMPEVYEQFHSITKRLEEHYRDMQDLEFTIENSKLYLLQTRNGKRTAISALNVAVDQVNEGLISKEEAILRIEPNSLNQLLHPTFDQKELENAEVITKGLAASPGAASGHVYFSAEDCKAAASKGIKSILVRQETSPEDIEGMIKAEGILTARGGMTSHAAVVARGMGACCVAGASEIRVDEENKVIRGKNIEIKEGDLISLDGSTGYVYKGEISKVSPELTGNFAQFMQWVDEIKRLGVKTNADTPKDAHQAKEFGAEGIGLTRTEHMFFNEERIPIVRQMILSNTTERRQKALDKLRPFQEEDFYNIYKEMGDLSVTIRLLDPPLHEFLPKEKHDIEELAKEMDLTYDEVNDIILELHEVNPMLGHRGCRLAVTYPEIYRMQARAIISAALKVKEETSHEIVPQIMIPLVGEKRELKYVKDQIIEEINQVFEETNQKLDYQIGTMIEIPRACLMADEIAEEADFFSFGTNDLTQMSFGFSRDDAGKFLSEYKEKKIYSRSPFERLDQEGVGQLIKIAIERGKSSNPDLHVGICGEHGGDPESVEFCHRIGLDYVSCSPYRVPIARLAAAQAAAREKLK
- a CDS encoding MATE family efflux transporter, with the translated sequence MKTRNLTEGNIYKELISLSLPIMATSFIQMSYNLMDLFWLGRLSIESVAAAGTVGFFGWLSYAICMMLSVGVQISVADSIGKKDMDSVQKYISNAIKFALIVGFVFISLMVLFKVQIIHFFNLDESVTKLAFEYYGFFVASIFFNFINPVLTGILNGQGESKIPFIINTIALGINIVLDPVLIFGFGFIKPMGIKGAALATFIAQMSACIMFMIVRFEYFKYLKEKMHLIYAKRLFDLGFPIALQECLFATFSIIMAAIIAHWGKEAIAAQKIGNQIESITWLTVGGFSVALSTFIAQNNGAKNYSRVMEGYKKGMKICIGIGIFTTIFLFTFSPQLFKLFIPDDPNTLNIGVVYLRILSISEIFMCVEIATTGFFNGISLTKYPSINGIIFNFIRIPLSLLVMYNNLRIEWIWVIISSLVICKGISLFIVFYRKVYKNKLKYLLD
- the tkt gene encoding transketolase, giving the protein MDKKQLAINTIRLLSVEMIQKANSGHPGLPLGASPMTYTLFNDIMHFSPKHSDWINRDRFILSAGHGSAMLYSLLHLFGFGITVDDLKEFRQYSSLTPGHPEYLHTKGIDATTGPLGQGLSMAVGMAIAQEYMASQFNTENHKIFDNYTYTIVGDGCLQEGITNEASSIAGSLKLSKLICLYDSNNITIEGDTKNIFSENVRARYEALGWDTYFVEDGNDIDKIRETIEIAKTTDKPSFIEIKTKIGYGSVVEGTAKAHGAPIGAENIPSLKEKLGLDFTEEFYIPQEVKELFEQSASEKEKYYSEWENMFEDYKQTHKDLYDKLMKFLSKETDEDYLTSKEFTSFEKDDATRSYSHVLLNRLKDKQLNIVGGSADLAPSNKTFMDGLDVFTQTNRSGRNIQFGVREHAMAAITNGISLYGGLIPYCATFMIFSDYLKPAMRLSALMKRQVIYILTHDSIGVGEDGPTHEPIEQLAMLRTIPNLNTIRPADGFETSMAYKIALENKETPTALVLSRQKLVNLKETNEEALKGGYILKKQDSPDLVIIATGSEVKLALDASEALEKEGVKAQVVSMMCQEIFDKQDQEYKDSVIPKNVEKRVSIECLSTYGWQKYTGLNGLNIGIDEFGMSAPGSKIMEHFGFTTEKIVEKIKQYL
- a CDS encoding pyruvate, water dikinase regulatory protein, producing MENINLVVLSDSTGDTGDQIARAALAQFDITCENAKFHLFGHIRSIEHLNSTLNKCLEMDNIIIYYSLVEESLIDSLKKFCDMNNLISVDILTPSIVAIQRLTKRSPATNPGALRKLDEHYFKRIDAIEFAVRYDDGKDPRGVSRADLTIIGVSRTSKTPLSMYLANKHYKVCNIPLVPESPVPKELFEIEPKRVIGLTNSPDKLNKIRKERLKSMGLPTESTYSDLGRILDELDYAEKVMKKIGCPIINVSDRAIEETAEVIIRHLKKMND
- the dprA gene encoding DNA-processing protein DprA, which gives rise to MDSDLLLFLSSLNTNYNWIGPIIENYDTLDDIIYDNAKKLLEVDSKIYEFILKNMKKFDINLYKEKLWKNSIKFTTYGDSKYPKKLLEIDDAPYTLYYKGNLNEDFDNCVSFVGARKCSQYGSYACKKFVSEISQYKIPVVSGLALGIDKISHQTSLENNNKTIGVLGCGIDQVYPRSNYRVFQDMISSHNGVIMSEYPFGIAPLPYNFPFRNRIISGLSLATVVIEAKEKSGTLITSSYALSQGREIFAVPGNINSVYSTGTNQLIKDGAYILTDVLDIITQIPEFQNKYIEKPQLSFDLNELERKIFNLLKICANSPDEISIKLNEDISDVLMSLTKMELLGIVVDIGSKYSLK
- a CDS encoding lipid II:glycine glycyltransferase FemX encodes the protein MAYEMVTLSSEEHDNFVKNHKYGELNQIYKWQFVKKGWIGKNIGIKKDGKLVGACLILLRKLRVLPYYFAYAPKGPVIDYENKEDLKATIQILKDFCKKNKVFSLKFDPQISVETDGLIDYLKELGCYHHGLKKGLEYNQPRYYMITDIDKSEKEVMNSFQSRTKSVVKKSLKNGLECKRCDKNELSKFSKLMEITAKRDEFNHRSHEYFENLYDVLAPDDDCELYLTKLIPSSVKKSNENELDQIDKQKLKTKNKLEKDITDEKKNNFLKELDVLDNRRARCKDLIDQMDEYIENGVDEIVLSGALLTFCGKKSYYLYGASSNDFRDLSPNYLMQWTMIKRAIEKGCTSYDFGGVSGYTPEDNVEDHEAGLYEFKKRFGTEMLATIGEFDIVFNKFINKLFEFALKHR
- a CDS encoding L,D-transpeptidase family protein, yielding MKDDLQKDKDNKTSQMNKESSKNNSIYKLKESQKSHSWIWVVSILLGIYILVSIFFSFMTYPNAKINGENLGVRKISDVKNIFDEQTTSIIGRDNKTVTLNNSQAGLKQVALENQTYVQHGFLWPVELIKGIETDVKVKKSVDSEKLKETIKNSELFKNIKEPKNAQLIFENKKALIKPEELGNKLDLDKVCKSVIKGFNEHKDEIKLSSEYINPQVTKKSLEPNKKELENIAKASITLKLPNGESQKLEDNSMFLDENYKFEDKKIRIFVDDLKEKFEVIGKDFDFTTHNGKSIKVKAKVFGNEINKKQTVAMITDALKNGKTIDSDLVYSRRSRNNGVLGKSYIEISLGAQHLWYFKDGKLVLDTPVVTGDPSIDHETPTGLFEIWSKETDRFLRGYNPDGSKYKVHVDYWMQIDYTGVGIHDTKGRAAYGGQIFNGAGSHGCINTPINHVRTIFNSAENGMPVVIY